The genomic segment TTATTCCCTGAGGAATAAAGTGTGAAAGGGAACTCCTGTGAGAATTTGCCTGGCAAGGAAATTAACAACCAGGAAGTGACAGGAGTTAATGGAggttgggtggggagagggagtccAAAAAAGATGAGGTACCCTTCTCCTCATGTCACACAGGGGGATACCAGATATCATCATGAACTTCTCACTGGTCATATTACCCTTGATTGCTTGGTTAAGGTGGTGTCTGTTGGGTTTCTCCACTGCCGGGTTATGTTTCCCTTTCCGGAGTCTCTTGTTTAGAAGTCTCAAAGTCCAGCTCACTCTCAGGAGAAGGGAAATTAAGCCTTGCCTTCTAGACTATCTTCCAACTTTTATCTGTTGTACTTAACCTCTCTCCCCCAAATTTTCATGCTTATGGGAGCAGACAAAATTAGCTTCTGTCCTCTTATCTTCCAAGTCACCCCCTGCCCTGGGGTTTTTAATCGTCCTCCCCACAGCCATGCTACTGATTCTTATCATAATCTTCCTCGAAGATTGTGATCCTTGTTACTTATGGGTCACGActgcacccctcctcctccctccagacACCTCCCACCAAGAGGCGGTACTGACCCACCGTATTAGTGCTAGTGAACTAGCACTGTCGTTCCCAGATTTCTCTCCATCTTGACCTCCTCTAGCACATAGTATTCAGCAGTAAATATTTATCTTGTCTCATAGTTGTTTTTACTCATTTTctcaccctattttttttttttttatttatttgtttgacagacagagatcataaataggcagagagacagaaggaagcaggctccctgctgagcaaagagcccaatatggggctcgatcccagaactctggagtcatgacctgagccgaaggcagcggctttaacccactgagccacccaggcgccccactcaccctatttttttatttgtttccctgGTATTGAAACAAGcctttgtgtgtatataaatacaactCTAGATTTATATATTCAAGTTACAAGCATGTTAAAACAGCATTAGTTATTTGCCTCTCCCACCAGAATATCAGCTCTGTGACAGTAgggactttgtgtgtgtgtgtgtgtgtgtggtgattgTATCCCCAGAGCCTGGAATAGGGGCCTGGCACACggtagacatttaataaatatttgccaagttATTCATAAATGTTGTACTTGACCTGTTTATAATATGAGGTGCTTTGCTTTTGCCACTGTTGAGATTCTCAGAATGTCTTATTTTGGTTCTGCAGAGTcagggtgggtgggagcagggtCCAAGAGCACGGTGGATTTGACTTGCTTCCTTCGGAAGGACAGTCTGTAGCTGTGGCTTGTTCTTCATCTCAGATGCTAGGCCAGCTTCATGCAGATGCAAATGGAAGTGAGGCTCTTACCTTAGAGAACATTACTTGTGTTCACAGCTGTGTCTTCTTTGTCAGAGAATGGATTTCAAAAGGAGAGTGACAGAATCCAAACTCTGAGGAGTGGAATGTTCTACCCTAATTCTGTATCACACTCAGGATCTGAAGCTCagtgaggacacacacacacacacacacacacacacacacacacacacggctgaAGCAGGGCACCTTCTGGGACAGGCGTGCTGACCGTTGTCTTGGCGCTGCTGATGGTCATGGCTGTGGCTGAATTTCTCATTGACCTGCTTGGAAATAGCATCCTTGTGGTCTAGAGTTTTGAAGAATGGATCTGAAAATGTGAAGAGATCCCCAAACAAACTCATTGTCCTGGCTATGCTGGCTGCTCAGTGTCTTCTACTGCAGGAAGATCATGACCCCTGAACCCTCTCTGCTTGTGGCCGAAGcagagggcctggggtggggtttTTGGTTTCTTCTAGGACCTTTCCAGATACTTTGGTCTTTCCTCTGCATCCATGCTGACTTCCTCAGAAGCTAGCTTcgccttcctccttcttcccaattcagttcctctttctccttgtttCCTCATAGTTTCTGGCCTAGTTTGACCATTGTATTGGTTTTCTGTTTGCGGTGTAGCAGCACATACTTAGcaatttaaaacaacacacacatttattgCACAGTTTCTGTGGGTGAAGAGTCCAGGCACAGCCTAAGTGGGCCCTCTGCACAGAGTCCTAAAAGCTGCAGTCACGATGTTGACTGGGTTGTAGTTTTTTGGAGCTTAGGTTCTTTTCTGAGATCACTCGTTATttgcagaattcagttccttgcagtTGTTTGACAAAGGTCCCCATTTTCCTGCTGCTGCCTTCTGTGGGCCAATCTCAACACCTCACAGTTCTTATCATGTGTCTCTCTCACAGCCTGGTAGCTGGATTCTTCAAGGTCAGTAGGAGGGCCCAGTTTCTCTTCCAAGACTTTTACTGGTTAAGTGGAACCCACCCAGGGTAATTTTTTGAGTAGTTCAAATGCAACTGGTTCAATTACATTTGCAAAAGCCCTTTATCTTTGCCATAAAACGTAACCTAGTTACAGAAGTGACAACCTGTCTTATTTACAGTCCCATCTTGCTCAAGGATTATTCAAAATCTCTTTGACGCTGTCTTAGAATTCAACCTTCCATAAACATTTGTGTTAGACTGGTCCTAGGGAAGTTGGAATCTGGACAATAAATGAAACACTTTACTATATTTCTTGACAACTGTGCTAgtcttttttcacttatttgagcTCATTTCCTTCCTCTATGATCTTGGTTTGAGATATATGCTGAGTCATGTGTGTGTGGGTACTTGATCATAAATTAGGACAGATTACCTCAAAGACTCAGATTAGCAGTGATGGCTAGATGAGCctgacttccattttttttttttttttaattatttggcaCTTAAATGTGctatttttgttctctgattgttttcttcccccaaattttcCCTACTTCTCTCTTTGatagtgaaatatattttactttattattattttttgataatgaaatatattttatatttgagtttattcagctttcatatttttatgttcagagtactttttataaaaataaaatttttttataataaggaGCTCACATTTGGCACTGTATAAAATCTGAGAGTGTTTTGATTTGATCTTCTTATTGAAAGGTCTTTATATGTGCTAGTGTCTAGATGCTAGCTCATGACCCTTGAGAAGGGGAGCCAGTATCTGTGGTGCTATTTTAAGTCTCTGAGTGTAGGCACAGAGTGCATTCATGTGGATGCAAATACAGAGGGGATCATAATTTCTAAACTCTCTGTGCCTGGTCACAGCTCTTCAGTCTTGAATAGCAGGGCAAGGCCAAATCCAGATTCTGTGGTGTGAAGACTTACCGTGGGTGTTGTCTCACCCTCCGGGGAGCTGAACCTCAGCCACAGCCACACACATTCCTGCTGAAGCAGGACACCTTCTGTAACAGAAGTCAGACTCCTTCCTGTCCCCAGCCATGCTGAGTGCTGCCCTAGCACTGCtgatggtggtggcagtggcCGAATTTCTCATTGGCCTCGTTGGAAATGGTGTCCTTGTGGTTTGGAGCTTTGGAGAATGGATTCGAAAATTCAATGGGTCCTCATACAACCTCATTGTCCTGGGCCTGGCTGTCTGCCGATTTCTCCTGCAGTGGCTGATTATGATGGATTTAAGCCTGTTTCCACTTTTCCACAGTAGCCACTGGCTTCGGTATCTCAGTGTCTTCTGGATCTTGGTAAGCCAGGCCAGCCTGTGGTTTGCTGCTTTCCTCAGTGTTTTTTACTGCAGGAAGATCATGACCCTTGAGCACCCTGTCTGCTTGTGGCTGAAGCAGAGGGCCTATTGCCTGAGTCTCTGGTGCCTTCTGGGGTACTTCATGATCAGTTTGTTACTTGTAACCCACATTGGCTTAAAGCCCTATGATCCTTCCCAAGGCAACAGCAGCATTCTGTACCCCTTTGAAAGCTGGCACTACCTGTATGTATTAAAGCTTAATGCAGGAAGTGGGTTGCCTCTGATGGTATTTCTTGTATCTTCCGTGATGCTGATTGTCTCTTTGTACAGACACCACAAGAAGATGAAGGTGTATACAGCTGGTAGGAGAGATGCTCAGGCCAAGGCTCACCTCACTGTCCTGAAGTCCTTGGGCTGCTTCCTTATCCTTCATGTGGTTTACATCCTGGCCAGCCCTTTTTCCATCATCTACAAGTCTTCTGCTAATCTCCTCATTGTCTTCATCTCTGAGACAGTCATGGCTGCCTATCCTTCTCTTCATTCTGTCATATTGATCATGGGGAATTCCAGGGTGAAGGAGACTTGTCAAAGAATTCTCTGGAAGACAGTGTGCGCTTGGAGATCCTAGAGAAACGTATGCTCGGAATACTCTTTTGAGACACTTTTTGGTAGCTCTCTATAAAGGAGCTGACTTTCatatctttcaaaatttttcttttttgacaccAAATCAACAAATGAGCTACAGgaaattcagaataaaaactaATGCTATTTCTCTTTTGGCAATATAAAGTATAACCGTTTTATTGTATTATAGACATCGAGACTGGGGCTTTATGTTTGGTAAAGTAGGTGttatattctgtttatttgtactaaataattcatttcttttaatattacatatataagttGTGTTTTACCTATTATAGAGAACAGAGGTTAGGAACAATTAATATAGAGattgttgatttttattatattttgcctATCCATTAACGTTTGTCATTTTAGATAagctttttaaacaaagaagtatcaaataattttcccatttctctactGTAATAGGTCTAGTTATCtaactgaaaaatgaaacaacatatctttatatttctagaagtttctttGAGCCCTAGACTTGCTTTTTACTATAAAAGTCAGTTGGCTGTATTCTGTATTAAGCTCCAAAGCCCAGGACCTAGATAGGGACAAGATGGGAATAAGGGGCACTTGCTTCTGCTCTCAAAAAGAACACTGCTCCCTGAAGAGGTGAAACTTCCTCCTTTTTGGTCCATTTTGGTCTTTCCACAGACTGAAATCAGAGTATAGCATACCATGCCTTTGAGCTGGATGGAGATTACCTATGTCAAATCCATGGCTGCAGGAAcagtgtctgtttctgttttctcctagGTTCCTGATGCCCGGAACAGTCCCTAGcttataataaatagtaaatattttctaaatgatcAATTAGCTTCATTAATTAGTCTTTCAGTTCCTCTTTTATGTTATAAAGAAACAGAGGCCTGTAGAGGACAATGGCCTGCCCAGGGTTTCATAGAAAGCCAAGGGAAATGCTGGGACCAGAACTCAGTTTCCTGACTCTGGGGTCCGGGCTCTATCCTTGGACATCATGCTAACCTTCCTGAACAGCTAGCTTTGCCTTTGGCTTCTCTGAATCCCATCCCTCTTCTTATGTGCTTTCTCAGTCATCTTTTTAGCTTTGTTTGAGCACAATTTGTTTTGGTTCAGTTGAGGGGATCTGGAATTCAAAGGACAATACTCGatatacttaacatttttttttcacttcttaggAACCATGTTCATCTACTTTCTGGAATCTATTCTCCCCAATGTGTGTCTTTTCCTTACCTAAAGCTGTGAACTGAGGTACGTGCTAGGCATGTGTAGACGTTAGTCATCACGAAGGGCAGAACTGGCTCCTTTGATGTCACCGTGCATTGTATGAAGTCAAGGACTGTCTTTTGTCTTCTGGGAATGATAATATCCATCCATTTCAAGTAGAGAGATGCTTCTCCTGGGTTATATTTTTAGTAGTAGGATGAATTTTCCATTATGCCATGCCTATCTTTATACAGGTGTCCTTTGTGAACAATTGTAAGAATGATAGTAATAGTACCTCCCATTTGGGTTGGGCTTTACATTTTACCATGTATTCTTATATATCACCcatcatctcatttgattttAATAACAACTCTATGTAGTTAgtatttctctcttcattttataCACCACAAAACTCAGGCTGGATCAGTGATTTGCTCAAGATCATCAGCTGGTAAACGATGCAGGTAAAACAGTCTCAGAGCTTTGGACTGCGGGTCTTGTACATTTTCCAGTAAACCGTAAGTTTCTCTTGTTCATACTTATAAGGCTTTATGCTGGGGTGAGCCTATGGAATACTCCATACTCATAAACTCCAACTTTATGAGTATTTTTCAACAGATGAAATAAACAATTAATCTTTCAAGTTTGTTGCAACTTAAAAGGTTATTAGTGGGTTGCCTGGGAGCCAAGATCCCAGTCACAACTGAAGTATCTATGACTGGCTCTTCTTGGGGACAAACCACTTGCATTTTCCCCAATTTGGGGGATtagatttccttcctttactaAACATGATTTAGCTCAGGATGGGTGTGAGGCTGCTTTGTGTTTTATCCCAGAAAACAAATCTGGAGGCAAATCTGTGCTCTTGCACTGGTTCTTATGTAAATCTTttctagtttgcattcccagagCTGCAGCTGGATCCATGTGCATGTGcgcatgtgcctgtgtgtgcctcAATGTGTGTGGATATCACTAGCCTTTCTTTCTGTTACGTAGTATGATTCAGCCTAGGAGAGGACTAAAAAGTTTCAAACGAACATGTTTTCATTCCATTCCCCATTATTAGTCCCACTGTCCAGATGTAGTCATATTTTGCCATTTGCCTTAGTTACTTTCAGAACGCTTAAGATTTTGcctctcgggacgcctgggtggctcagttggttaagcagctgccttcggctcaggtcatgatcccagtgtcctgggatcgagtcccacatcgggctccttgctcatcagggagcctgcttctccctctgcctctgcctgccattctgtctgcctgtgcttgctctctctccctctctctctctgacgaataaataaataaaatcttaaaaaaaaaatcaactctcttaaaaaaaaaaaaaaagattttgcctCTCTTACTTGGTTTATCAACTTTGAACTGTAACTTTTGAATCCTATCCATCACAGATTATCTCACTTAACCCCAAAACTCTTCTCCTCCCCTAAATTTGATGAGTTTTATTTGTCCTTAATTGTATAACTTTaagtaatatgtttttttttttaaagattttttatttatttatttgacagagagagatcacaagtagacggagaggcaggcagagagagagagagagggaagcaggcttcttgctgagcagagagcccgatgtgggactcgatcccaggaccctgagatcatgacctgagccgaaggcagcagcttaacccactgagccacccaggcgccccaagtaataTGTTTTTAACTTTACTATTTTGAACAATAACTTGTGATAGTATCAATGGAATCTGAATTATGTAGAAGGAAGAAATTAGTGCTTCATCTGTCTGGTACTTTCCCCATATCCTATCTCATGTTCAACTTCAAATGACTTAAGGAGAAAATACGTTTATTGGGAGGAAATTGGCTATCTCACAGAATCAGTGGGAAGACTGAACAGTCAAGATCAGAATGGGAACCAAGAGAGTTTAAACAACTGAGAACACGACCAAGTCTCTTTCTGGGGGCTGATGCTGGAACCACCACACACATTTCGACTGTCAACATTGTGCCTCTCAACATTGTGACACGGCCACTTCCTCTGTGAATGTGCCCCTGGGTCCTAGCTCCAAAGTCCGCAGTCCTGCTGGTGAGCCTCTCGTTGGCTGATTCTAGGTCACACACCTGCTGTCTGATTTCTTTTTGCAttctgaaatatgtattttttttttaaagatttatttatttatttgacagacagagatcacaagcaggctgagaggcaggcagagagagagaggagaaagcaggctccccgaagagcagagagcgcgcgatgcggggctcgatcccagcatcctgggatcatgacctgagccaaaggcagaggctttaacccactaagccacccaggcgcccctgaaatatgtatttttaaatgaaataaagtaactCAATAATTAGATTAAACAGCAGAATTGATGGTGAATTAATGAATACTTAATAAACTAATTAACGAACTGGAAGTTCAGCTCAAAGAACCCTCAGAAGGTAACAGGCAGCtgtaaaaagatggaaaatgtaaaagaaaagaacagctaTAGGGCACATAGAAACAACAGAGTAGTTATTGTGTAAGCGGAGTCCCAGAGGAGATGGGAAGGGCCATATATACCCCAAAGttcgtagcagcaatggccatagttgccaaactgtggaaagaaccaagatgcccttcaacagacgaatggataaagatgtgatctatatatacaatgggatattactcagccatcagaaaggacgaatacccaccatttgcatcaacatggatggaactggaggggattatgctaagtgaaataagtcaaacagagaaagacaattatcatatggtttcacttatggtttcactcatatgtggaacataaggaatggaGGGGAGGActacaggggaagagagggaaaactgaatgggaagaaatcagagatggagacaaaccatgagagactctggactccaggaaacaaactgagggttagagaaaggagggggatggggggatggggtaactgggtgatgggaattgAGGAGGGcctgtgttgtggtgagcactgggtgttatacacaactaatgaattgttgaacactacatcaagaactaatgatgtactatatgtttgctaactgaaaataatacaataataataatgatatgatgatgataataataaaataaagcttccctggctgattctaatgtgcagcaaGGGTTAGAAAGAGTAGAGCATTAAAATCACTGAAGTTTTCCTAATGTATAATCAATCTAATTAACATAGTATCATGTTGAGGAGGACTTATTGAATATAGGGTAAAACATGACTATGAAACaagaaagactcttaactatagagaacgaactgatgattgccagaggagaggtgggtagggggatgggttaaccaactgagccacccaggtgccccaaggaggatgggttaaataggtgatggggattaaggagtgcttTTGTTGTGATGAGTACCGGGTGATGTATGTTAAGTGTCAAATCAttctgaaactagtattacactgtatgttaactaactggaatttaaataaaaacttaaaaaaaaggacgCGTATGAATGGTTCaggctttctttcctttaataagGTTTTGTAATTCAGCACTCTGGATATTTGTGAGGAACTAGAAAAAGGGTTGGAGGAATATCTGATATTGTAGTTGATGAACTCCAAGGCCCTTAGCTGTGTATCAGCTGGCTTTGGGTTTTCCCATTGTTCCCACAGGAGCACTTGCCAGTCCGAATCAttgcttcttctcccttttttttgatttttatttatttttttaaatttctgttcagtgttccagaattcattgtttacgcaccacaaaTCATTGCTTCTGAGATTCGTGTTCTAGATGTCCCTAGAGAGCTCTcatatccttttcctttcttttgtttttttgtcctcAGCATCACATGGGTACACTCAGACATGGAGGCCACCTTTTGTCACACTTTATTATTACACCTTGCCAAAAACATTCCCTACACTCACTCGAACCCTGATGATGGCATTCTCACTACGTCATGTTAATAATAACATCTCTAGGAACACAGATGCCACCTCCCACAACCACCTTCCAACTCCATTTACTGCTTTCCTGGGATTCCCAAGGATTCTTAGAACCCGCTCAGGTTATCCCAGCACTTCCAATTCCGtttcactcccccacccccatagcACTTATGTGGTATAATccatctttaaatttatttaactgcCTTTATCCTTAAGCTAGAATGTATACTCCAAGAGGACAGGGATCTTTTTGTTAGTTTTCCTCTTGTTCTTCACTGTTTAGATTATTAGGtattgttgagtgaatgaatagcCATGGGCATAAAACCATGGAGCTATAACACATACACTATTGTATAAACTGAGTTTTATACTTACAGTTTTGATGCCATTACACATTCATCTCTATAtcattgtactttttaatttttattaatattttgtatttgagtATGGTTGACATGCattgttacattattttcagatgtatgACATACGAATTCAACTTCTCTACATGTTATGCCATGCTCATAGTGACCACCTGTCACCGTAGGGCTGTATTACAATGTCATGGCTATTCCCTTTGTTGtgccttttatccccatgatgtatttattacataactggaagcctgtacttCCCAGTCCCCTACACCCATTCTGACCATCTCCTTACTCCCTATCTCTCTGGTGACCGTCACTTTGCTCTTTGTATTTATAGGTCAGATTCTGCCTTTTCTACACCATTTTAAATGACCATATATGTTATTGTTTATGATtgtactgcttttttaaaaaataagcaacagTTTATAGCTGGACATTTTTATTACCATCTGCCCCTGTTTTTTGCTCTTTACCGTGCTACAGCAAACATCCTTGAAAAACCCTAAAAACAGAAGTATAAAAGTGGTGAATAAACATAATTCTAAGGTTTCTCATATGCATGTCATAATATCATAGAAGATTAATACATACTTTCATCAGAGGTGGGGATCCTAATTTTAAACAGGGTAGTCAGATAAGACTTCACTGAGAAACTAATATTTAAGCACAGATTTTTAGGAAGTAAGCCATGCATGTATCCGGGGAAAGTGCAAAAATTTAGAGGTAGGTAAGTGTCTAATGTGTTCAAAGAAGagcaagaaggccagtgtggctagagTAGAGGGTGTAGTGGAGATTAGGTCAAAGGGGCCAGTAGAATTTTTAGGGTCCATATAGACCACTGTGTagactttgtattttattctgagtgagatgggaagccattggagggttttTAGCAGAGGCAAGTGATAAAActtgacttatattttaaaagatcactttggTAGTTAGTTGTATTGAGAATAGGTTGAGTTTAATAcaacaaaagtagaaaaagggAGATGAGTTAGGAGGATTTTGTAATAACCAGGCCTACCAGGGTGGTAAtagtggaggcagggagaagtGGTAAGATTGCTGAAATGTTTTGAAGTAGAactggtagaatttacctgtagATTGGATTTGAGGCAGCAGAGAGGAATCAAAAGTGATTCCAAAATTTTTGGCTTGAGTAAATTACAGGGTCATCAGATTATATGGGGAAGACTGTGGGTGGAGGAGGTTGATCTTTGGGTAAGACTTGGAGTTCAATTTGGATATGTTAAGTTTGAGATATAGATTAGATATCAAAGTGAGCTGTTGAGTAGACAGCTGAAGATACGAGATTGGAAGTCAAGGGAGACGTCCAAACTTGAGATACACATTCAGGAGTTTTTAGAGCATGTATGGCATTTAAAATCCCAAGACTGGTATAGACCACTAAGGAAGTGGGTGTATATAGATGGAAGAAGTCTAAGACTGAAACTTGGGCACTCTGATCTTAGGAGATTGGAGAGATGTGGTTGAATCAGTAAAGTAGACTGAAAAGAAGTAGCCGGTGAGGTCAGTAGAAAAAAAGATCATGTTGCCCTGGGCTAAGTCAGGAAACTGTTTCTAAGAAGAGGGAATGACTAACTGTCAGATAATACTGATAATGTCAGGTGAAATGAGAGCCGAGATTTGACCTTGTAGAAATATACAAGTCATCAAAGACTTTAGAAAGAGGAGTTTTTAGAGAGAACACTTTGTGAAAGTCAGATTTGAGTTGGGGCAGGAGACTGGGTTGGAAAGCAATTGGAGAAAGTGAGAAACTTTTCAAGGAGTTTTGTTGTAAattggagagaaagagcagcaggGGGTAGGGGACATGAGATCTAGATACTTACtattaatagaagaaataatggctTAGTTGTATATTGATGTGACTGATccaggagagagatggagggaagggcagggagaaaggtggagggaaagggagtagGGAGGGGAAATACTGGAGTGATTTTCTTGACTAGAAGAGAGAGTATGAGATCTCCTGAATAGTGGAGGCTTTGCTTTAGATAAGAGCTATTAAAATCCATACAAAAATCATCAGAAAGCCTATGTCAAAATCCAAGTcatttattagtaatttttatattctgaCCAATGCGAGGtggtttcttgtggttttgatttgtatttccctgatatggAGTGATGtgcattttttcacatgtctgttagccatttgtatgtcttctttggagaaatgtctgttcatgtcttctgcccatttcctgactagatttttgtgtgtgtgtttttttgtttgtttgtttgttttggggggggtgttgagttcaataaggtttttatagattttggatcctaatcctttatctgataaatCATTTTTTGTAGGCTGCCTCTGGGTTTgttagctgtttcctttgctgtgcaaaagcttttaatcctgatgaagtcctaatagttcatttttgcttttgtatcccttgcctttggagatgtgtctagcaagaagttgctgcggctcaggtcaaagaggttactgcccatatCTTCAGAAGCCAGTATCTTTAGAAACCTTCGAAAGGTTACTAAAACAAATGCATAAATGCTTTTTCAAAAGCTCTTCTGCATTGGCTATTCTCTTTCAGTCGAGCATTCACTTTAGCCAAGAATGTGATGTGACACTGATTAGGATGGGTCTAAGTCAGAACATGACTGATGTCTACAGTTGTCCTTTTTACTTAATGTACACATGCAGTAGAATATTCTAAACAGGAGGAGCCTGGTAGATACTCATccaaaaatcttaaagatttaatGATTATTTCAGCAATTTGTTACTAGATTTTAgaatgagtatttaaaaaaatcatgtcagaGTTAATATCAGTCTACAAGTTAAATTCTTGCACAAAAATTTATGTCCATAAGGTAATTCTATTACATATAGTTAATAGTctgaattgaaaatattttcactcttggtaataattttcttttgaagcaCATGACTGATAGAAATTTCTATATTCTGAAGATGGATAAATTATAGATAAATCTGTGTCAGAAGCATTAGTGGCTAAAATGAAGAGGgttaaaaat from the Lutra lutra chromosome 11, mLutLut1.2, whole genome shotgun sequence genome contains:
- the TAS2R5 gene encoding taste receptor type 2 member 5 — translated: MLSAALALLMVVAVAEFLIGLVGNGVLVVWSFGEWIRKFNGSSYNLIVLGLAVCRFLLQWLIMMDLSLFPLFHSSHWLRYLSVFWILVSQASLWFAAFLSVFYCRKIMTLEHPVCLWLKQRAYCLSLWCLLGYFMISLLLVTHIGLKPYDPSQGNSSILYPFESWHYLYVLKLNAGSGLPLMVFLVSSVMLIVSLYRHHKKMKVYTAGRRDAQAKAHLTVLKSLGCFLILHVVYILASPFSIIYKSSANLLIVFISETVMAAYPSLHSVILIMGNSRVKETCQRILWKTVCAWRS